In Pseudomonas sp. PDM14, a genomic segment contains:
- a CDS encoding lytic murein transglycosylase produces the protein MFHPATSGRMPGLLLCTALALSACAEAPNATPALDTPTLAPASTVNAAPGNSATTEQLPAEPSISFEAWRDAFRPKALAVGVQAELFDRAFAGVSPDLSVVKADRSQPEFTRPVWEYLDGAISATRVRRGQALLAQHSGTLTAIEQRYGVDRNVLVAIWGMESSFGQFTGDKSVIRSLATLAYEGRRPQFAEDQLLAALLILQHGDIAPAGMLGSWAGAMGQTQFIPTTFNSHAVDFDGDGRRDIWNSSTDALASAAHYLQASGWKLGEPWGYQVALPSGFDYALADSDVRKTVTEWTEQGVKVPAVAVRADEQAYLLLPAGHRGPAYLVFGNFRAILKYNNSSAYALAVGLLSQRFDNSVQLPQNWPRDDLPLSRSERIELQEQLAARGYEPGAADSIIGANTRKAIRGFQQSIGLPADGYPTQHLLQRLRAQ, from the coding sequence ATGTTCCATCCTGCTACTTCCGGCCGCATGCCCGGCCTGCTGCTCTGCACCGCCCTCGCCCTGAGCGCCTGCGCCGAAGCCCCGAACGCCACGCCCGCCCTCGACACACCGACCCTGGCACCCGCCAGCACGGTAAATGCCGCCCCCGGCAACAGCGCCACTACCGAGCAACTGCCCGCCGAACCGAGCATCAGCTTCGAGGCCTGGCGCGATGCCTTCCGCCCGAAAGCGCTCGCCGTCGGCGTACAGGCCGAGCTGTTCGACCGTGCCTTCGCTGGCGTCAGCCCGGACCTCAGCGTGGTCAAGGCCGACCGCAGCCAACCCGAATTCACCCGCCCGGTCTGGGAGTATCTGGACGGCGCGATCTCCGCCACCCGCGTGCGCCGTGGCCAGGCCCTGCTCGCCCAGCACAGCGGCACCTTGACCGCCATCGAGCAGCGCTATGGCGTCGACCGCAACGTGCTGGTGGCAATCTGGGGCATGGAAAGCAGCTTCGGCCAGTTCACCGGCGACAAGTCGGTGATCCGCTCGCTGGCGACTCTGGCCTATGAAGGCCGGCGCCCGCAGTTCGCCGAAGACCAATTGCTCGCCGCCCTGCTGATCCTCCAGCACGGCGACATCGCCCCGGCCGGAATGCTCGGCTCCTGGGCCGGCGCCATGGGCCAGACCCAGTTCATCCCGACCACCTTCAACAGCCACGCGGTCGATTTCGATGGCGACGGCCGCCGCGATATCTGGAATTCCAGCACCGACGCCCTGGCCTCCGCCGCACACTACCTGCAGGCGTCCGGCTGGAAGCTCGGCGAGCCCTGGGGCTATCAGGTCGCACTCCCCAGCGGCTTCGATTACGCGCTGGCCGACAGCGACGTGCGCAAGACCGTCACCGAGTGGACCGAGCAGGGCGTGAAGGTGCCGGCCGTGGCCGTGCGCGCCGACGAGCAGGCCTACCTGCTGCTGCCGGCCGGGCATCGCGGGCCGGCCTACCTGGTGTTCGGCAACTTCCGCGCGATTCTCAAGTACAACAACTCGTCGGCCTACGCCCTGGCGGTCGGCCTGCTCAGCCAGCGCTTCGACAATAGCGTGCAGCTGCCGCAGAACTGGCCGCGCGACGACCTGCCGCTGAGCCGCAGCGAACGCATCGAACTGCAGGAACAGCTCGCCGCCCGCGGCTACGAGCCGGGTGCCGCGGACAGCATCATCGGCGCCAACACGCGCAAGGCGATCCGCGGTTTTCAGCAGAGCATCGGTCTGCCAGCTGACGGCTACCCGACCCAGCACCTGCTGCAACGCCTGCGCGCGCAATAA
- the ada gene encoding bifunctional DNA-binding transcriptional regulator/O6-methylguanine-DNA methyltransferase Ada, whose amino-acid sequence MSLSAQRAAHAAQVQNDPRWASVLARDPAADGRFVFAVSSTGIYCRPSCPSRHAQPQHVSFHATSADAERAGFRPCKRCTPEQASRQSQHAELIANACRLIEAAEQPPSLEQLAAQVGLSNSHFHRLFKQHTGLTPRAYADAQRARRVRHELEGGARVTDAIYEAGFNSNGRFYAKAAGMLGMTPSDYRAGGAAMPIHFAIGQCSLGAILVAQSSRGVCAILLGETPEALLDELQQRFANAELIGADEAFEALVARVVGFVEAPGLGLDLPLDIRGTAFQQRVWQALLSIPPGSTASYAEIAERIGSPSATRAVAGACAANALAVAIPCHRVVRSDGALSGYRWGVERKRALLDREKVAAQDSPPNN is encoded by the coding sequence ATGTCTCTTTCCGCACAACGGGCCGCCCACGCGGCCCAGGTTCAGAATGATCCGCGTTGGGCCAGCGTGCTGGCCCGTGACCCGGCCGCCGACGGCCGGTTCGTCTTCGCCGTGAGCAGCACCGGCATCTACTGCCGGCCTTCCTGCCCGTCGCGCCATGCCCAGCCGCAGCATGTCAGTTTCCACGCTACATCGGCAGACGCCGAACGCGCCGGCTTCCGCCCGTGCAAGCGCTGCACGCCCGAGCAGGCCTCGCGCCAGAGCCAGCACGCCGAGCTGATCGCCAACGCCTGTCGCCTGATCGAAGCGGCCGAGCAGCCACCGTCACTGGAACAGCTGGCCGCGCAGGTCGGCCTGAGCAACTCGCACTTCCATCGCCTGTTCAAGCAGCACACCGGGCTCACGCCCAGGGCCTACGCCGACGCGCAACGGGCCCGGCGCGTACGCCACGAACTGGAAGGCGGGGCACGGGTGACCGATGCGATCTACGAAGCCGGCTTCAACTCCAACGGGCGCTTTTACGCCAAGGCTGCCGGCATGCTCGGCATGACCCCATCCGACTATCGCGCAGGCGGCGCTGCCATGCCGATCCACTTCGCCATCGGCCAGTGCTCGCTGGGTGCGATTCTGGTGGCGCAGAGCAGTCGCGGGGTCTGCGCGATCCTCCTCGGCGAAACGCCGGAAGCATTGCTGGATGAGCTGCAGCAACGCTTCGCCAATGCCGAACTGATCGGTGCCGATGAAGCATTCGAGGCGCTGGTGGCACGCGTGGTCGGTTTCGTCGAAGCGCCAGGGCTGGGCCTCGACCTGCCGCTGGACATCCGCGGCACGGCGTTTCAGCAACGCGTCTGGCAGGCGCTACTGAGCATCCCGCCAGGCAGCACGGCAAGTTACGCCGAGATCGCCGAACGCATCGGCTCGCCTTCAGCGACACGCGCGGTGGCTGGCGCCTGTGCGGCCAACGCACTGGCCGTGGCGATTCCCTGTCATCGCGTGGTGCGCAGCGACGGCGCGCTGTCAGGCTATCGCTGGGGCGTCGAGCGCAAGCGTGCGCTGCTCGACCGGGAAAAGGTGGCGGCTCAGGATTCGCCGCCGAACAACTGA
- a CDS encoding methylated-DNA--[protein]-cysteine S-methyltransferase, which yields MAEVLQLQRLASPVGEILLVTDEQQRVRALDFHDYAERMHKLLGSHYGAYQLREGRAGGVAWDALGAYFAGSVTALDELVAFTAGSAFQRRVWAALRQVPYGSTSTYGVLAQQLDCPKGARAVGLANGANPIAIIVPCHRLIGANGALTGFAGGLQRKRWLLEHERRHAPQPSIQGQLFGGES from the coding sequence ATGGCTGAAGTGCTGCAACTGCAACGACTCGCTTCACCTGTCGGCGAGATCCTGCTGGTCACCGACGAGCAGCAGCGCGTCCGTGCCCTGGATTTCCACGACTATGCCGAGCGCATGCACAAGCTGCTTGGCAGCCACTACGGCGCGTATCAGTTGCGCGAGGGTAGGGCTGGCGGTGTTGCCTGGGACGCGCTTGGCGCCTATTTCGCCGGCAGCGTGACGGCGCTGGATGAACTGGTGGCCTTCACCGCCGGCTCGGCCTTCCAGCGCCGGGTGTGGGCGGCGCTGCGCCAGGTGCCCTACGGCAGCACGTCGACCTACGGTGTGCTGGCCCAGCAGCTCGATTGCCCCAAGGGCGCGCGTGCGGTTGGGTTGGCCAATGGTGCCAACCCGATTGCGATCATCGTGCCCTGCCACCGCCTGATCGGCGCCAATGGCGCGCTCACCGGTTTCGCTGGCGGCCTGCAGCGCAAACGCTGGCTGCTCGAACACGAGCGGCGTCATGCGCCGCAGCCGTCGATTCAGGGTCAGTTGTTCGGCGGCGAATCCTGA
- the lipA gene encoding lipoyl synthase, which produces MSTIEVAGKGPAKVEVGVKLRGAEKMARIPVKIIPTEELPRKPDWIRVRMPVSPEVDRIKQLLRKHKLHSVCEEASCPNLGECFSGGTATFMIMGDICTRRCPFCDVGHGRPKPLDADEPMNLAVAIADLRLKYVVITSVDRDDLRDGGAQHFVDCLREIRKLSPNVQLETLVPDYRGRMDVALAITEQEPPDVFNHNLETVPRLYKAARPGSDFEWSLDLLENFKKRVPHVPTKSGLMLGLGETDEEVIEVMKRMREHEIDMLTLGQYLQPSRSHLPVQRFVHPDTFAWFAEEGTRMGFKNVASGPLVRSSYHADQQAHGAKS; this is translated from the coding sequence ATGAGCACGATAGAAGTAGCGGGCAAGGGCCCGGCCAAAGTGGAAGTCGGCGTCAAGCTGCGCGGCGCGGAGAAGATGGCGCGCATCCCGGTCAAGATCATTCCCACCGAAGAACTGCCGCGCAAGCCGGACTGGATTCGCGTGCGCATGCCGGTATCCCCCGAGGTCGACCGTATCAAACAACTGCTGCGCAAGCACAAGCTGCACAGCGTCTGCGAAGAAGCCAGCTGCCCGAACCTTGGCGAGTGCTTCAGCGGCGGTACCGCGACCTTCATGATCATGGGCGACATCTGCACCCGCCGCTGCCCGTTCTGCGATGTCGGCCACGGCCGGCCGAAGCCGCTGGACGCCGACGAGCCGATGAACCTGGCCGTGGCCATCGCCGACCTGCGTTTGAAGTACGTGGTGATCACCTCGGTGGACCGCGACGACCTGCGCGACGGTGGTGCCCAGCACTTCGTCGACTGCCTGCGCGAGATCCGCAAGCTGTCGCCCAACGTGCAGCTGGAAACCCTGGTGCCGGACTACCGCGGGCGCATGGATGTGGCCCTGGCGATCACCGAGCAGGAGCCGCCGGATGTGTTCAACCACAACTTGGAAACCGTGCCGCGCCTGTACAAGGCCGCGCGCCCGGGTTCGGACTTCGAGTGGTCGCTGGACCTGCTGGAAAACTTCAAAAAGCGCGTGCCGCACGTACCGACCAAGTCCGGCCTGATGCTCGGCCTGGGTGAAACCGACGAAGAAGTCATCGAGGTCATGAAGCGCATGCGCGAGCATGAAATCGACATGCTCACCCTCGGTCAGTACCTGCAGCCGTCGCGCAGCCACCTGCCGGTGCAGCGCTTCGTGCACCCGGACACCTTCGCCTGGTTTGCCGAGGAAGGCACGCGGATGGGCTTCAAGAACGTCGCGTCCGGCCCGCTGGTGCGTTCGTCCTACCATGCCGATCAGCAGGCGCATGGCGCCAAGAGCTGA
- the lipB gene encoding lipoyl(octanoyl) transferase LipB — protein sequence MPLSVSVRELNGLQPYEPTWHAMQRFTDQRDAQAEDEIWLLQHPPVFTQGQAGKAEHVLFPGDIPVVQVDRGGQVTYHGPGQLVVYLMLDVRRLGIGVRDLVTRIEQSLIDLLAEYGVQAAARADAPGVYVGEAKIASLGLRIRRGCSFHGLALNVDMDLEPFRRINPCGYAGLPMTRLCDLTGPLEFAEVSARLRAQLVKHLDYAEQKTLTGGPESR from the coding sequence ATGCCGCTCTCCGTGAGCGTGCGTGAGCTCAATGGCCTGCAGCCCTACGAGCCGACCTGGCACGCCATGCAACGCTTCACCGACCAGCGCGACGCGCAGGCCGAGGACGAGATCTGGCTGCTGCAGCACCCGCCGGTGTTCACCCAGGGCCAGGCCGGCAAGGCCGAGCATGTGCTGTTTCCCGGTGACATCCCGGTGGTGCAGGTCGACCGTGGCGGCCAGGTGACCTACCACGGCCCCGGCCAACTGGTGGTCTACCTGATGCTCGACGTGCGTCGTCTCGGCATCGGTGTGCGTGACCTGGTCACGCGCATCGAGCAGAGCCTGATCGACCTGCTCGCCGAGTATGGCGTGCAGGCTGCCGCCCGCGCCGATGCGCCCGGTGTCTACGTCGGTGAGGCGAAGATCGCCTCGCTCGGCCTGCGCATCCGCCGCGGCTGTTCGTTCCACGGCCTGGCGCTGAACGTCGACATGGACCTGGAACCGTTCCGCCGGATCAATCCCTGCGGCTACGCCGGCCTGCCGATGACCCGGTTGTGCGACCTGACTGGCCCGCTAGAATTTGCCGAAGTGAGTGCCCGATTGCGCGCACAGCTCGTCAAACACCTCGATTACGCTGAACAGAAGACCCTCACGGGCGGACCCGAATCGCGATGA